The stretch of DNA AAGCGCTGCATGACATGCCGGTGTACCGCGAGTTTGCCAAGCTCGATGGCGTGCTTGATCGGCTGCCTGATGAGAGCACGATCCTGCGGTTTCGGCACCTGCTGGAGAAGCATGACTTGGCCACCGACATGCTGCGTGTCGTCAACGACTTGCTGGCCTACAAGGGGCTGCTGCTGAAGTCGGGCACGGCGGTGGATGCCACGTTGATCTCGGCGCCAAGCTCGACCAAGAACGCCGAAGGCAAGCGTGATCCAGAGATGCATCAAACCAAGAAGGGCAACCAGTGGTACTTCGGCATGAAGGCGCACATCGGTGTAGACGCCGACTCTGGCCTGGTGCACAGCGTCGAAGGCACGGCGGCCAACGTCAATGATGTGACCCAAGCGCACAAGCTGCTGCACGGTGAAGAAGACGATGCCTTTGGCGATGCGGGCTATCAAGGCGTGCAGAAACGACCAGAGGCCAAGGCCGATGTGAACTGGCATGTGGCCATGAAGCCAGGCAAACGCAAAGCGCTGGATTTGAACGATCCGGCGCAAGCCATCACCGACAAGATTGAGCGCGTCAAGGCAAGCATTCGCGCCAAGGTCGAGCATCCGTTTCGGGTGGTCAAGAAGCAGTTCGGCCATGTGAAGGTTCGCTACCGTGGATTGGCCAAGAACACCGCGCAGCTCAAGACCTTGTTCATGCTCAGCAACCTATGGATG from Aquabacterium sp. A3 encodes:
- a CDS encoding IS5 family transposase, with protein sequence MKQVSLGLNLSTKKTRKREFLEQMNKVVPWDVLVGVVEPHWPKSKTGRPPFAIETMLRIHYLQQWFGLSDPAMEEALHDMPVYREFAKLDGVLDRLPDESTILRFRHLLEKHDLATDMLRVVNDLLAYKGLLLKSGTAVDATLISAPSSTKNAEGKRDPEMHQTKKGNQWYFGMKAHIGVDADSGLVHSVEGTAANVNDVTQAHKLLHGEEDDAFGDAGYQGVQKRPEAKADVNWHVAMKPGKRKALDLNDPAQAITDKIERVKASIRAKVEHPFRVVKKQFGHVKVRYRGLAKNTAQLKTLFMLSNLWMVRGKLMADVA